The Chlorocebus sabaeus isolate Y175 chromosome 9, mChlSab1.0.hap1, whole genome shotgun sequence genome includes a window with the following:
- the ADIRF gene encoding adipogenesis regulatory factor, which translates to MASKGLQDLKQQVEGTAQEAVSAAGAAAQQVVDQATEAGQKAMDQLAKTTQETIDKTASQASDTFSGIGKKFGLLK; encoded by the exons ATGGCCAGCAAGGGCTTGCAGGACCTGAAGCAACAGGTGGAGGGGACCGCCCAGGAAGCCG TGTCAGCGGCCGGAGCAGCAGCTCAGCAAGTGGTGGATCAGGCCACAGAGGCGGGGCAGAAAG CCATGGACCAGCTGGCCAAGACCACCCAGGAAACCATCGACAAGACTGCTAGCCAGGCCTCTGACACCTTCTCTGGGATCGGGAAAAAATTCGGCCTCCTGAAATAA